Sequence from the Cryptococcus neoformans var. neoformans JEC21 chromosome 1, complete sequence genome:
GATTCAGTGAATGGCGCCTTCATCATTGGCGATATAATAACCTAATCTGGGTTATAGTACGGGATAATTGTCTATGATTCTCATCATGCTCTTTATCATGATAAAATGTCATGTTCGGATGCTCTCCgcattttcttttttccctcAATACAATCATATGTGTACTATTCATCAGTTTTCTTtgtttcccttttctcgtTCATCGTATCTATGGAAAGTTCTCGgtatctcttctttttttgcgTTTCTTTGTTTTCGATGATTACTACAATTATCACTTGACGAAATGGGATGTTTCACGAAGGCAAGTAGATTGAATGCAAAATGTTAGACGATCAGTGCAGCCTATCAAAGTGCAGGCGCTTTTGGAATTTCTGGTAATGCGTCGTCATTCATGCACGTTCTCGTCCCAACAAAATTTCCCCCTACCAAATACCCAAATTGTCTTACCACAACGTTTTTCTTCGCTCTTATCTCAAAAGCGCGCCTTTTTTACTTTTGCTGAGCAATAGCGCCGTCCACAGCGGTGCGCATTTCTTGGATAGTCTGCTTGGGGTCCTTGGCGCCAAAGATGGCAGTACCAGCGACAAGGACGTTGGAACCTGCGCGCAAAGATCAGTCTTGCGCTCCAAAACTTATCAAGCCTGCCATTTGCCTCTCTCATCTATCCATTTTCAAGCGTCCGAGTTTTTCGCCTTATACAGCATAAAACGAAaccgaaaaaaaggaagaaaagacgACTTACCGGCCTGGGCACACTGGCAAGCGTTGCCAGATCCAACACCACCATCGACCTGGATGTTCTTGCCAGGGAATCTCTCCCTCAACTCCTTTACCTTTTCGAGGCATTCGGGCATGAACCTTTGACCACCTCGGCCAGGGCGGACGGTCATGACGAGCAAGAGATCGGCAGCTTTACCAAGGGAGTCCGTGATGGCGCTAGCCGGGGTTTCAGGTGAAATAGCAAGTCCAGCAAGCATATTATGGGAATGGACAAGCTCAATGACCTTTTCGGGCTCCTCTGTTTTACATAACAAGTATGTCTCAGTGCCGGAGAACTTGCTCATACAAAAGAGAATAGAGACGTACCGGTAGCTTCATAATGGAATGTGTAGAGTTTTCCACCTGCCTTGGCAACTTCAGGAACCCATTGAGAAGGGTTAGAAACCATCATGTGGCAGTCCATAAAGATGTTGGGGACATTCTTGTAAACGTGTTCGAGGATGGGGGCGCCCATGGTGATGTTGGGGACGAAATGGCCATCCATGACGTCTACACGATGGTACACCGTGAGCATGTTTGGATATGAGTTATAAGTATTTAATTGACAAACCCATGTGAAGCCAGTCACATCCATTGGCCATCATTCGTCGACACTCGTTGCTGAGGTCGGACAAGTCGCTCTGATTATCCGTCAGCTCCACGCCTCCGCACAAAATCCATATACATCTTTTTTGCCGTCCTGCGCCAGTACTCACAGCAAGAACGGAGGGGGAAATGATAGCTTTGCTCATTCTTGTTGCTTCACGGATAAAATGTGTGTATATTTTtctggaaaaaaaagagacatggaggaaagagaagaagggattcCCCGCAACGTCATTCGGCCCGAACCGGCGGATGTTTATTGCAAGATTACGTAATTAGACGACGTACACTAAGCTTCTGGTGGATGGGGTCGATTTTAGAACAAGGGTATAATTTATTTCAGTTCTTGTTGTCCTATTTTTCTCTGGAAAGTCTTAGCGTAAGACATACTATTGAGTCAAAATGGCAGGTCCGCTTTCAGTTGAAGATATGTTGGCAAAGCAAAAGGCCGAGAAAGAAGCCGCTGCCAAGGTATGCTCAGTCGTCTTGCAACTCTCTCACAACTGCTGCTAATGTCCGATCGACTCTGTAGCCCAAGTTTTTGAGCAAAGCAGAACGACAAAAGATTGCTTTGGAAAAGCGTCAATCTGAGGTTCGCGAACAGCAAGAACGTGAAGATGCCGAACGTCGCCAGCGAGAGGAATTTGATCGTGctgccgaagaagagaggcgaCGCCATGAGCAAGAGAGATATGGCTACAATGCCGGACCCAGTGGTAGGAATGATCGTGATGGATATGGGAGGGATGGGTACGGCCGTGACAACAGGAGAGGCTTTGGAGACCGCCGAGATGGATCTGGACCTGCTATCCCTTCTGGGCCTCGCGGTGCCGCCCTTCCTGTGGGACCAAGGAGTATGCAAAGTAGAAACGGTGGCGGACTTCCTTACGACGGATTTGCGCAAGGTTCTCCCAGTCAGTTGTCTTCCACACCTGTTGCTGGTTCTGCCTCTCCTGGACCTGCCTCTACTACAGCTTCGGGAGACGCTGTTCCCCCTTCTCAGGCAGAACTTGAAGCTCTCCGTGCTCGCTATCTCGGAAAGAGGacagatgggaagaagccgCGTCTGAGAAAGGCTCAAGACAAGAAAATCATATTCGATTGGAACGAGCAAGATGATACGAGTGCTGCAGACCAGAGTTCATGGACCAGGGAAGTGCGAGAGTTGGTTCCGGGAGGCACGATGTTTGGTGGACGTTTAGcagggatggatggagccaagaagaatgagacTCGAAGTGAcaagtgagtttttttttaaagGACTTTGAGAAGTCGTTCTAATTTTGTATAGCCATGCGGACCCGCTGGAGCGTCGTCGCGCtgtcaagggcaaggatgatgatcgCCACTGGTCTGACAAGCCCCTCGATGAGATGAAGGAACGAGATTGGCGTATCTTCCGTGAAGACTTTAGTATTGCTGCTAGAGGTGGTGGGATCCCTCATCCTTTAAGGAACTGGAGAGAATCGGCCATTCCGAGTCAAATTTTGGATATCATCGAAGAGATCGGTTACAAGGAGCCCAGTCCTATCCAAAGGCAAGCAATCCCTATTGGAATGCAAAATCGCGACCTAATCGGTGTCGCCAAAACTGGTTTGTCTACCATTTATGCGTATTTCGCCTGGTGCTAACAATAGTTTTGTAGGTTCTGGTAAGACCGCCGCCTTCGTCATCCCTATGCTCGATTACATCGGTCATCTCCCCCCTCTTAACGATGACAATCGCCATCTTGGCCCTTATGCCCTTATCATGGCGCCTACTCGAGAACTTGCCCAACAAATAGAGACTGAAACTCGTAGATTTGCCCTTCCTCTGGGATACAAGTGTGTCTCAATTGTCGGTGGTCGATCTGTCGAAGAACAACAATTTGCTCTGCGTGACGGCGCCgaaatcatcatcgctaCCCCCGGCCGACTGAAGGATATGGTTGACAAGAGCATACTCGTCATGAGCCAATGTAGATACGTCGTCATGGACGAAGCTGACCGCATGGTCGACCTTGGTTTCGAAGTCGATCTCAACTTCATCCTTGACTCGATGCCTGCTACATTTGTCAAGCCCGACGACTCAGTTGCGCTCCAGCCGACAAAAGAAGGTGAATGGCAAGGATGGCGAGTTACGACTCTTTTCTCTGCTACTATGCCCCCGGCCGTTGAGCGTCTTGCGCGAAAGTATTTGATCAAGCCTGCGACTGTCGTTATTGGTAATGCTGGTGAAGCTGTTGATACCGTTGAGCAGAGGGTCGAGTTTGTGCACGGTgacgagaaaaagaaagctAGACTTATTGAAATCCTCCGTACTATCGGCTTGCCACCTCCTATCATCGTTTTTGTCAatcagaagaagacggcAGATATGGTGGTCAAGTACGTTCAGCAGGCAGGCATGTCAGGTGTCACCCTCCATTCCGGCAAGTCTCAAGAACAACGAGAAGCTGCGCTGCAAGCTTTGCGCGATGGCGAAATCTCTGTTCTAGTTGCTACCGATCTTGCTGGTCGAGGTATTGATGTCCCTGACGTTTCACTCGTCATCAACTGGCAGATGAGCGACACGATTGAAAAGTATGTCCATCGTATTGGTCGTACGGGTCGTGCCGGTAAGACCGGTGTGGCGATCACGTTCTTGacgaatgatgatgacgaggtcATGTACGACTTGAGAATagaagtggagaagagtAAGATGAGCAAGATGAATCCCGAGTTGGCGCGGCATGAGGCAGCGAGGACGAGAGTGACTagggagatgaaggtggGTTTATTCCCTGCCTTGACAGAGCGTTGGCTAATGATTTATatagagaaagagaggcgatgaagaagagtgatTGGAAAGACCTTAATAACGCGCTAGTATGAAAGCTTGTCATCCTGTAATATGTTCCATGCAATCATTATTGTTTGCAAGGGTCACTTGAAAACATCCCGAAGAGAATGGAGCAAGGACGACCGACTGAGAGTGATCAAACTAGCATTACACATACAAACAGTTGTGGCTACCTATGACATCTcaaaccttcttctctcttcagATCACTCCGTCTAGTGCTCGTCCGCGTAACGCTTGCCCGCATAACTGCCATAAATTAGTTGACATGAACTGGCCGGAGCTAGACATTGACTTACCCCTCAACACCACTCAACCCAACAAGACCAGCGGCCACCCCCAAAACAATCCTAGGGTCCCAAATCTTGTTCCAGTTCTTGTAGCTGAAATAACCAACTGAACCGAGTACCGCAACGTTCAAAGCACCAACAAGGCCACCGGCAACCTTTGGACGGAGAATAACCTCCTTGGCTTGGAGATAGAACTTGGAGCCCTCAGCTTTTGCTCGATCGGCCTCGGCACGGCCTTCAGGTGTAGAGAGATAAGATTCGGCAAGGTAGCTACATGTCAGGATTAGTAAAGACTGAGCAATGATTTAAGGAATATACTTACCCCTCGGCACCAAAGAGGGCAAGAGTACTCGCAATGGTCCCACCGATGATTCGGTTATCCCAACGTTGGTTTCGCTTGGTGTAGGCAAAGTAACCAATAGTACCCAAGATGCCGACATTGACAACACCCACAAGACCACCAAGAGTGCCGGGTCGAAGAACAACGTCCTTGGTCTTCTCCCAGTAAGGAGCCAAGTTAGACTCGGCCTTGTTTAGCTCGGCCTTTTTTCCCCAAAAATGAGCCCCATACTCCTTCTACTGCCCAAATGAACTCACCCTggcctccttcttgagtTCTTTGGCACCCTTCTTTACTTCTTGAGCCTTCTTGTTGGTTTCTTGTCCtgccttgcccttcttcttttcccattcAGCGCCACTCTCTGGAAGCTGTACACTACTCTTtgggggaggagagaggggcTTAGGAGCCACGTCTGAGACAGAGGGCTCAGGCTCAGGGGGGGGGTGAAGCTCCACTGAAGTAGGCAGCTCAGAGGCGAGAGGGTCCTCGGGAGCAACGGCCTGAGGTGGAGTTGTTTAGGGATATGCGTAGGTGTGATGGTTaaaaggaggagacggCTTACCTCGGCgacaggaggagggttCTCAGAGAGAGACTGGTCTGGTTCGGGCATCTCGCCAAAGGGGACTGTAGGATGTCAGTGGGCCTGAAAGGTTGACGAGGAATGAGACCAACTGTTATGGCTAGCAACGGAAGCGTAGGACATTGTGGTTGTTGATGTGCTGTACGAAAGTGTCTTTGGGatgagatgaggaagagaaagtaATTGTGAATTGCCAAAAGTGCGTTTTAAGAGGTCCCGTGAAGCGGTTTAGAGTGGTGACGAGGGGGGCCAGGCGCATATCAATGACGTCACAACAGGCAGAGCATGCGTCAGGTACCCGGCAGCAGAGGCGGGGCAGCGGCGATTTGCAGTGTGGCGGAGGCTCGTGTGCACAGAGCGcgaaggtggaggcgggCGGGATCAAATGAAAGGGTTAATTTATTATTGTGTTTCGGGCGCGACTTGTTGCCTTGTCGCGCAGAAAAGAGTCCCGTCACTGAGTAGCACAGCGCAGCGCTGACTATGCCTGCGGACCCCACAGACAACAACAATTCCGACCGCCCGTCCCCCGCATCAGCCTTTTTCTCGCACTTCCACTCAACAGCCCAATCAGCAGGCCTTCAGCCCCTTTATCCCGCTCTCGGTCCCGCACGGGCAAAGCCCGCAGACACACGCCGCAAAGAAAGATTGCCAGGACCATCCCAGTCATCGTCGACCCAGGGTAACAAAAAGCCCATTTTTGTGGACCTCACACAGGACGAAGACTCGCCAAAGGAGCCAAAGAAGTCGGGACGAGGAAAATCAACCACCGAGGGTGTCATTGATCTTACTCTGTCTTCTGACGACGATAAAAACGACGCCGAGAGTAATTCCAGCTCGATCATAATCATATCATCTACCATGTCCAGTAGGCAGGCGCGAAAGGAGgcgcagaggaagagagagatcGAAGACGACAAACGTAAAGGTTTATCCCAGGCATCTCTATCATCCCTCTTTGCCCGTCCCAGGGATGAGAACATTTCCAGGCCTGGCTCCGGGACTAGTCCTATCCAGAATTTGACCTCGTCACCTTTCAGCTCTTCGAGTTCACAAACTTTGCATGAATCTCTGAAAGCAACAAGCCTAACCCCCAAGGATACTTCACAACCTGCCACGACCGCGTCGGCGATCAAAGGCTCCAAGGGTAAAGGGAAAGAACGTGCTCGACCACGCCCAGTCACTGTGGTCGCCGGTCCGTCGAAAAATTCACCCTCTATCTTCAAGACTGCTGCAGACACCGAGCTGTATCGTTCCGCACCTGCAACTATCCCTTCTCCCACGCCTCGCAAAgctccctctcttcccaaacTTTCATCACAacctccatcttccgagttttcctcttctccacttccttcAGACGTGTCGACTCCTGTATCAATGACTGCAAGAAGCCCTACCCGACCTACCACCGCGCCTTCATGCTCTCCCGCTTCCGCTTCCATTGAAAAGGCTATCTCTACACTTACCCGTGAACCAGTCAAAGCTGCAGTCGTATCCCCTAAGCTGCCAGCGAAGAATCACATCGACGAGATTGAGACTTGTCCGTTAAGGGTCAATCAGATGAATGAATCTCCAGCAGTTTCCACCAACTCCGCGCCCACTTCGTCTCGTTCCAGCCGggctcgtcctcttcctggaGCGTATGCCCTTCCAGCGATTGACACACCTATCCACGAATGGCCCACCTTCCAAGGGACTTCTGCTTCAGtcaaaaagagaaaaaaggatgtATCCGAAGCCCCTGAGATGGTCAAGGCGTTTGGGCGTGAAGTGTCAGTTGAGATCCCCAGGTTGACCAAGCGGGAGTCGGCCAAGGAGAGTGAACCTCCTATTGAAGagttgggagaaggaagttCAAAGGTTCCGAGCCCCCTAAAAAAACTTGGGAACTCATCCTTGTCTTTGCTTAACCAGGCTGCTAAGCAACGTCAGGTATCAAAGACAAGTCCTACAAAGCAGCCACTACggaagggcaaaggaaaGCAAAAGCAGCCCCTCACGAGTTCAGAAAACATCACGTCTGTTCTTGATTTAAGGAGTCTCTCGCCCGAACCTCGCCGTCAAAGTGATAATACTTCCAAGACAATCATCTTTAAGCCCGAAAACGTTTCTTCAGCAGAGGAACAGCGTTATTCAGTACCAGATGCTACGTCTGATGGCTCGTTCACTCCCCCACCTAAACAAACCAATTCTATACCGCCATCCAGCCCTCTCACCGAACTCTCTGATTCtgacgatgatgttgaTAAAGGCGGCGGTgacgaggagagggagctttcttcttcgacgtTGAGCGAGTCGATcgcttctcctcttgctgCAGCAAAGGAAGCCCAGCTGTCCccgccttctcttctcgaaTTAAATGTGGATATCGAGGTGCCGTCTACAAACGCTCCAAAGACGggaaagaagcaagagtttcaagaagaagccaaggGAGGAGTCAAAGACGATGAGTCGGGCGAACTCGATGTGAgtatttcttttttttcactTTCTATAGGTCCTGACACGATGTAGCTCGATGAATGGGACAACTTTGAGTGGACAGTGTCTACAAGTCCCACGAAAGGCGACAGCGAAAACATGCCTTCCACCAGCGGcatgtcctcttcctcctatcTCGACACCCCCGCCACACCTTTAAAGAGAAGTCCTTCAAAACCACCTGCTTCTGCACTCACGCCGTCTCGCCTCGCCCAGTTATTGCTCTCGCCCTCCAAGAGACCTACTCCTGAGACTCCTCACAGTGCCCAGAAACGAGCCACGCCAATGGAAAACTCGCCTACGAACTCggcaaagaaaagaaagctGCAAGTGGACAAGTATGCAAAGATGCTGGCAGAAACGAGAGCTATAGAGCaggcggagaaggaagaggagaagaggaaggaggaggaagagaaaagaaaaatggACGAACTCCTTGGTGCGGCtgctgatgaagaagaagaagagggccAGGGGGATGTGGCTCAGATGCTTCAGTGAGTGAAATTGGCATCATGAGTGATCTGTTGCTGACCAGAAGTAGGGATATTGCCAGTCGTTCTCCTCAAAAATCTTCATCTACATCAAGTTTTCAAGACATTGTCCAATCACGACAAAAGGCCCACAAAGAACGTCAGGAAGCCGCTCGGAAAcgaaaagaggaaaaagagcagGAGCGCCGAGAgcgaaaggagaagaagaagaaggaggctgCGGCAAAACAAGCTGCTCAAGAACGTAAAGCTGCAGACAAACATTTGCAAAGCATTTTCAAGGGTATCAAAGCTGGCGATgatcttgaagaagctttgAAAGACatcgaagaggatgagaaggttgagacAGAGGGTGGCACGTACCCGATTCTTGACGAAGACATTTCCGATACCGACGACGAAGTTAACACAGATGATGAACTTGGCGGaacagatgaagaagacgagctCGGTTTTGATTTTGATCTTGACGGAGACTATGATTTGGATGAGCTTGCGGGAAGGATGCGCGCAAAAGGAATGGcagttgatgatgagctgCTGAGGGACGCCAAAGTTAAAGATGATCAAGGTATGGATTTGGCATGGGAAGGCTTCTGGGAAAGTAAGAAACAGGCGAGGGACAAGGTGGAGCGTTTACCAAATCTGGAAATCGAGGGTGGTGATGCGATTATACAGGAGTTGAGGCACTCAGTTGAGGCTGAAggtatcttcatcttttaCTTTCAACTGCCTGGACTATGCTGATACATCGTGATAGACATCATGAGCCTTATCAGCCTTTTGGCGTCAGGTATATTGCTGCAGATCGATTCCCAATATGAGATGGCTATCGGTCAGTGGCTTTGGAAATGTGGTGAGTACTTGGATGTGCGCGTCTACATGACAATTCTCATGTAACTTCCCAGCTCTAAGCGCCTCGCACCCTCAATTACTCTCCGTCGCTACGGAAGTATTTTTTCAATGGAACAATGGTCGGGAAATAGGAATGACCGCAACATTATCGACCCAGGTTTTTTCCTTACTTTCACGAGCCGGAGCTCGCAAAAATATTCTTTCCCGCCTGGGCTTGACTAGTGATTTTGACCCAATCATAACCGTCCGAAGACGAGAGTCAATATGCGTTGTGTCATGTCGTCTAATTAAAACTAGAATTAACGCGTAAGTTGAAAGTTACATTCCTTACGCCATTAATACTCATGAGTATTCAACAGAGCGCCAAGCGCGGTTGACAATACCACTTTACAAACAATCATTCCGGTCTTACTTCTTCTGTTTATTGATaaatcttcctccacagcAGTCAGACTGCACATCCACGAGGCTATCAACGTCATTCTGACTCACGCAGCCAGGATAGTAAGTCCATTATGCCCTACCGTTTTCATTCAGAACTGACACCGACCTCAGGATCCTGTCAGTTACGCCAGAATCGCCGCAGAGCAGATTGTCAAGGGTGCTGAGCCATATGGTGACGATGTGCGAGCTGCAGTGCTCAAAGCGCTCGGTCAAATGACGCCCCTCACGCGAGAAGTGCATAAATGGGTAGGGATGGAGTATATCTCGCCTGGAACTTTGGCTAGAATGGATCAGTTGGTAAGACGCTCGCTTTTTTTGGGGGGGTCCATCTGATCTTTTTTGTATAGTCTGAACCACTTCGTGCTCCCGCCgttcctcatctccttgcTCCTATCCAATCATTACACGAATCGCTCCGTCCACCTCCTGGTGTCGAGATAGATTGGAACGCTAAGAACTTCTTCGTTACCTTCCTGTACGCTGCAATCGCCGATATCAAGGGTCTGGTGGACATACATCCCATCAAGATGGATTCAATCAAGAATGTCAAGgagttgatgatgacgcATCCTGTCGAAGACCTTAGGGGATTGATCAGGCTATGTCGGGATAGAATTTGTGAGTCCTGGTAATGATCGACTGGAGACCGAGTGGAGGATTGACCAATTTTTTATAGCCGATCAAGGCGATGGTTCCAAGAAAGTGACCGTGAAAGCTAGGCTCCATCAGTTGTTGGAAATCACAAGATTGGTCCTTGAAGTCGCTATtcagagaaaaagaagttCAAAGCCCTTAGGCAAGGGACTGAAAATAGGGAAGGGAGGTCAGTCACGACTGAGTTTCAAAAGGAAAGAATCTATAGAATAGTTAGAAGTAGGTAAAAATAATACCAAGATACAGTACTAGTGTTGTCCTTGTTTTGGACGTGTTGTATACAGCTCTAAATATGGCATACCCAGTCGGTCATCAATGTATCGTATCGTGCTCGCGTCGATCTTCACGTTGGCTTTCTACAGCTTGGCCTCGGTATTTTCCAAGGGTAACTCGGTTTCTCCATCCGCGCTGAACCTGACCACAGGCTTTGCACCACCCATGAACTTTGTCTGCGCTCCGTATGCCACAAGCTTATTacctctttcacctccaGGAGGAGTATAGAACTCGCACTTGGTGTAAGCCAATGTACGACCGAGCTGCTCCACGGTACCGATACAGATGAGGTCAGAGCCTGTCGTGCCACCAGGGCGAACGAAGGATGTGCTTATGTCAACGGAGACACCAGTGGGAGCTAAAAGGCCGTGAGTAGAGAGGGATAAGGAAGTAATCGTGTCTGTGAGCTAGCACGATAAGATCCCTTAGTACATGTGCTTGACCGTCGGTCTCAAAAACCCACAGTGAGGATCGCACCACCGTGAATCGTCTGAAGATTGTTCAGCTCCGCCAATTAGTCACATAGTGGAAAGGAGTATGACGAACGTTGTGGTTGTTCAAATGTTTCGCATCTATCTTGAACGCTCCCCTGATATATCCTGGCCGAGCCTCGAGTAGACGCAGCTATGGTCCAACATAAGCCTTGTTGATTAGCGCGGATTGTTTACCTCCACATACAGAGGAGAGGACATTGGCATCATGGCCTGTTGTTATAGGGCATTGGGTCAGTCTGGTTCCTCTGTGCGCACGTTTGATGCAGCAGCCGAGTGACATTACCTCCTTTAGACAGAGTCCTCTGCCAGACCTGCGTTGGTGAGCGAAGCTGGAATCAGCGATGGCTCTTCCTAGTAAGATGATTACAGCTCACATTTTGCATGAACTTTAAGCATGCCATTGGTGTATGTATGGATGCAGCGGAGTCTGATCTGTTGTGTTTTTGTCGAATAATCAGATCAATCGACTTCTAGATCTTTACGTACGTATGTAGTAGTAGGTAGTACGAGGGTAGTACGTAGCCGAATGATCGGTCATGGCCGTCATTTCACAGCAGCTGCACCTGGAGGCGTGGTGGTTGTTTTTGGATGACCGTTGATTACCGGGTCACGTGATGACGGTAGGGGACCGGTCCGTCATCGCTCGTTCTCACCGAGTTCTGCATATTAGTTATTCTCCACATCGTAGAAGTCAGATCAGACTTCCACGAACAAAGAAAGAGACTTCAGATTTCAACACCCTACAGCCTTCATTGCCTGAAAGGATTTACAGCGGTAAATAGGTACTTAAGTCTCCTCCAAGAGGCCAGGTGGAAATACTCCGAATTGATTTCCCCGGAACGAACCTCTACTAAGGGGCACAACTAATCTCGGCAACATGGAGGGACGTTACAACCCGTTCGAAGACCCAGACACCATCCCAGTCTACCAAATTTTCCTACTGTTTATTACCTTCGTAGGCCCTCCTACATTTCTTTTCGTTCTCTTTGTCAGACGCACTGCAACGCGCCCACATTTACATCACACAGCGACTGTTCTTGTACTGGGTGACATTGGTCGAAGTCCCCGAATGATGTATCATTCGGAATCGCTAGCGAGACATAATTGGCGCACTTTTATGGTGGGGTATGCCGAGACGCCACCTACATCAGCTTTACTTGAAAATCCAATGGTACATCTTTTGGGTCTGAAAGAACCGCCCAAGATGGTGGGACTTTTGCCGTGGATTTTGAGAGCTCCAATCAGGATTATATATCAGGTATTCTCAGTCATTCACACCTGCATTTGGAGAGTTCCCTGCAATACAGAAATCCTCTTGGTACAGAATCCCCCTTCGATTCCTACACTGGCACTTGCACAGTTTATCTGTCTCGCCACCAAAACGAAATTGATCATTGATTGGCACAACACCGGGTATTCTATCCTTGGACTGAGGGTGGGAGAAGGTTCGAGACTTGTCAGAATTGCCAAATGGTAAGTCGGCCTAACATATAACTTCAATTGTGGACTGAGTCTTCTAGGTTTGAGTCAACATTTGGGCAAACAGCGTACGCACACCTCTTTGTGACCAAGGCTTTACAAGAATTTCTGATAAGAGAATGGGACCTAAAGTAGGTTTTTAAGCGTTATGTTGTCCCTAGGCCTCACTGATGCAATATGCAGGGGACGGACATCCGTTCTTCACGACAGACCGCCTACCCATTTCCACCGCACAGTGCCCATGATACAGCACGAACTTTTCTCGCGCCTTTTGCCTGAACTGAagccttccctccctccttcacaTCTTGATACCAATGATCCCACTCATACAGCCTTCACCGAAATTTCTTCTGAAGGTCTGGCCGTATTGAAACACACTAGACCGGCATTgatcatctcttccacttcATGGACAGCCGACGAAGATTTTTCGCTACTCATCACGGCTCTCGATCTGTACCAATCGGCTGTAGATTCTGGATCCGCTCTTCCCAAACTTGTTGTTCTTATTACAGGCAAGGGAGCCCTTCGCGCTCCGTTCGAAAATATTGTGAAATCCAGGGAAATTTCAAAATGGAAAGATATCACCGTGCGCTGTGTTTTTGTCCCTGCTCAAGAGTATCCTCCCCTTCTGGGCTGTGCCGATCTGGGTGTGAGTTTGCACACTAGTAGCTCGGGTAAGGACTTGCCCATGAAGGTGGTCGACATGTTCGGATGCGGTGTTCCCGTACTAGCCAAAGACTTCCAGTGTATCAGTGAATTGGTGAAAGACGGGGAAAACGGGAAAGTTTTC
This genomic interval carries:
- a CDS encoding ribulose-phosphate 3-epimerase, putative; translated protein: MSKAIISPSVLASDLSDLSNECRRMMANGCDWLHMDVMDGHFVPNITMGAPILEHVYKNVPNIFMDCHMMVSNPSQWVPEVAKAGGKLYTFHYEATEEPEKVIELVHSHNMLAGLAISPETPASAITDSLGKAADLLLVMTVRPGRGGQRFMPECLEKVKELRERFPGKNIQVDGGVGSGNACQCAQAGSNVLVAGTAIFGAKDPKQTIQEMRTAVDGAIAQQK
- a CDS encoding Pre-mRNA splicing factor RNA helicase PRP28, putative, with translation MAGPLSVEDMLAKQKAEKEAAAKPKFLSKAERQKIALEKRQSEVREQQEREDAERRQREEFDRAAEEERRRHEQERYGYNAGPSGRNDRDGYGRDGYGRDNRRGFGDRRDGSGPAIPSGPRGAALPVGPRSMQSRNGGGLPYDGFAQGSPSQLSSTPVAGSASPGPASTTASGDAVPPSQAELEALRARYLGKRTDGKKPRLRKAQDKKIIFDWNEQDDTSAADQSSWTREVRELVPGGTMFGGRLAGMDGAKKNETRSDNHADPLERRRAVKGKDDDRHWSDKPLDEMKERDWRIFREDFSIAARGGGIPHPLRNWRESAIPSQILDIIEEIGYKEPSPIQRQAIPIGMQNRDLIGVAKTGSGKTAAFVIPMLDYIGHLPPLNDDNRHLGPYALIMAPTRELAQQIETETRRFALPLGYKCVSIVGGRSVEEQQFALRDGAEIIIATPGRLKDMVDKSILVMSQCRYVVMDEADRMVDLGFEVDLNFILDSMPATFVKPDDSVALQPTKEGEWQGWRVTTLFSATMPPAVERLARKYLIKPATVVIGNAGEAVDTVEQRVEFVHGDEKKKARLIEILRTIGLPPPIIVFVNQKKTADMVVKYVQQAGMSGVTLHSGKSQEQREAALQALRDGEISVLVATDLAGRGIDVPDVSLVINWQMSDTIEKYVHRIGRTGRAGKTGVAITFLTNDDDEVMYDLRIEVEKSKMSKMNPELARHEAARTRVTREMKRKRGDEEE
- a CDS encoding expressed protein; this translates as MSYASVASHNIPFGEMPEPDQSLSENPPPVAEAVAPEDPLASELPTSVELHPPPEPEPSVSDVAPKPLSPPPKSSVQLPESGAEWEKKKGKAGQETNKKAQEVKKGAKELKKEARAELNKAESNLAPYWEKTKDVVLRPGTLGGLVGVVNVGILGTIGYFAYTKRNQRWDNRIIGGTIASTLALFGAEGYLAESYLSTPEGRAEADRAKAEGSKFYLQAKEVILRPKVAGGLVGALNVAVLGSVGYFSYKNWNKIWDPRIVLGVAAGLVGLSGVEGYAGKRYADEH
- a CDS encoding expressed protein codes for the protein MSYASVASHNIPFGEMPEPDQSLSENPPPVAEKKGKAGQETNKKAQEVKKGAKELKKEARAELNKAESNLAPYWEKTKDVVLRPGTLGGLVGVVNVGILGTIGYFAYTKRNQRWDNRIIGGTIASTLALFGAEGYLAESYLSTPEGRAEADRAKAEGSKFYLQAKEVILRPKVAGGLVGALNVAVLGSVGYFSYKNWNKIWDPRIVLGVAAGLVGLSGVEGYAGKRYADEH
- a CDS encoding beta-1,4-mannosyltransferase, putative; amino-acid sequence: MEGRYNPFEDPDTIPVYQIFLLFITFVGPPTFLFVLFVRRTATRPHLHHTATVLVLGDIGRSPRMMYHSESLARHNWRTFMVGYAETPPTSALLENPMVHLLGLKEPPKMVGLLPWILRAPIRIIYQVFSVIHTCIWRVPCNTEILLVQNPPSIPTLALAQFICLATKTKLIIDWHNTGYSILGLRVGEGSRLVRIAKWFESTFGQTAYAHLFVTKALQEFLIREWDLKGRTSVLHDRPPTHFHRTVPMIQHELFSRLLPELKPSLPPSHLDTNDPTHTAFTEISSEGLAVLKHTRPALIISSTSWTADEDFSLLITALDLYQSAVDSGSALPKLVVLITGKGALRAPFENIVKSREISKWKDITVRCVFVPAQEYPPLLGCADLGVSLHTSSSGKDLPMKVVDMFGCGVPVLAKDFQCISELVKDGENGKVFGTGEELGEQMIDILSSFPSSEKLDDLKGYFDRMNTPRRRATLPTADVGEDEWSNWDDNWDNVVYNGILNKIRR